In the Lampris incognitus isolate fLamInc1 chromosome 11, fLamInc1.hap2, whole genome shotgun sequence genome, one interval contains:
- the si:dkey-69o16.5 gene encoding alpha-aspartyl dipeptidase-like, which translates to MFVSLAAEMKRRLLLVSNSTLHGSGYLDHCEQQIRDFFGAGVKRVLFVPYALHDRDAYTKTARDKFETLGYGVDSIHEASDPAEAVRNAQGIFIGGGNTFRLLKCLYDNEVVMEIRERVLKDGIPYMGSSAGTNVSTISINTTNDMPIVYPPSFAAIGLVPFNINPHYLDTDPNSTHMGETREQRIVQYLEEPDVPSVLALREGSMLLVEGKKATLLGTTKARLFTRGKPTVEYDTGSDLSFLLMDGR; encoded by the exons ATGTTCGTGTCTCTGGCAGCAGAAATGAAGAGGAGACTTCTGCTGGTGTCCAACTCCACGCTGCACGGCAGTGGATATCTGGATCACTGTGAGCAACAGATCAGAGATTTTTTCGGAGC GGGCGTGAAGAGGGTGCTGTTTGTCCCATACGCGCTCCATGACAGAGATGCCTACACAAAGACAGCCAGAGACAAGTTTGAGACTCTGG GTTATGGAGTGGACAGTATCCATGAGGCCTCAGACCCTGCGGAGGCTGTCAGGAATGCCCAAGGAATCTTCATAG GTGGAGGAAACACCTTCCGTTTGCTGAAGTGTCTTTATGACAATGAGGTGGTGATGGAGATCAGGGAGAGAGTCCTGAAG GATGGTATTCCCTACATGGGTTCCAGCGCTGGTACCAACGTGTCCACCATCAGTATCAACACCACCAATGACATGCCCATCGTCTACCCTCCATCCTTTGCTGCCATCGGCCTGGTGCCCTTTAACATCAATCCCCACTACCTGGACACCGACCCGAACAGCACACACATGGGG gagaccagagagcagagGATTGTCCAGTACCTCGAAGAACCTGACGTGCCATCTGTCCTg gctCTGAGAGAGGGATCCATGCTGCTGGTGGAGGGGAAGAAAGCTACGCTGCTAGGAACCACCAAGGCCAGACTGTTTACCAg gggGAAACCGACTGTCGAGTACGACACCGGCAGTGACCTTAGCTTCCTGTTGATGGATGGACGTTAA